Proteins from a single region of Hordeum vulgare subsp. vulgare chromosome 6H, MorexV3_pseudomolecules_assembly, whole genome shotgun sequence:
- the LOC123401292 gene encoding putative F-box protein At3g23960: MGDGGATCTFGIGYAAPSGKYKVVRLMITLSHSHQPKHTCEVLTLEDGAGGWRWMQSPPIAGYFGLHRNSMVTIDGVLYVLYSLPRAQGGRSYVICLDLETEQWKRSIKAPNMMSTRPRMVELNGTLSVVHWEWEGYQNKQACTAIWLLSDLAKSTWVKAYVIPMPPTIDLVIPLRVMRYGGKLMCYCLHSDRASPTLQVYDPLNGTCTHLADLPGNLLADVGFCNLHLESYVRPT, encoded by the coding sequence ATGGGCGACGGCGGAGCGACCTGCACCTTTGGCATCGGGTACGCTGCCCCGTCGGGCAAGTACAAGGTGGTCCGCCTCATGATCACACTCAGTCATAGTCATCAGCCGAAGCACACCTGCGAGGTTCTCACATTGGAAGACGGCGCCGGGGGATGGAGGTGGATGCAGTCACCACCAATTGCAGGCTATTTTGGCCTCCACAGAAACTCTATGGTCACGATAGACGGTGTGCTCTACGTCCTTTACAGCTTACCTCGAGCGCAGGGGGGCAGGAGCTATGTCATCTGCCTTGACCTCGAGACTGAGCAATGGAAGAGGTCCATCAAAGCCCCAAATATGATGTCGACGAGGCCCCGTATGGTCGAGCTCAATGGCACCCTTTCCGTGGTTCACTGGGAGTGGGAGGGATACCAGAACAAGCAAGCTTGCACGGCCATATGGCTCCTGTCTGATTTGGCCAAGAGCACCTGGGTCAAGGCGTACGTGATCCCGATGCCTCCAACCATTGATCTAGTGATCCCTCTGAGGGTGATGCGCTATGGTGGAAAGCTAATGTGTTATTGCTTACATAGTGACAGAGCAAGTCCGACGCTACAAGTCTATGATCCGCTCAATGGGACATGCACACACCTGGCAGATCTTCCGGGAAACCTATTGGCTGACGTTGGTTTTTGCAACCTGCACTTGGAAAGTTATGTACGTCCCACCTAA